The DNA sequence tcctttttcttatcttctGATATGAACTCATTCAAGACTTCCATATTGATTGATTTGAGTGCAGTCAAATCCAGTTCTGGAAGCATTTGGGAATGCTAAAACTGTTAGGAATAACAATTCTAGGTGAGTCTATAGCGTGGTAAATAAAGaattttgtgggttttattctCTATGATTTCTGGTTTATAAATTATCTTTTGTATCAGTTTTTTTGACATGTGGGCCATGAAGGATTCCTTGTGCTTCCCTTCGTACTGCTTGTCTGAAATTATGGATTAACTGTGCctccgttttttttttctcatttcattACTTTTAGTATCACGTCATATTGCCATAAGTCATTATAATTCTAAGAAGGGAAGTTACAATGATGCCtttcttaatcaaatttttgttccagaaaagaatttattttttgataatataACCTGCTGCATGATACTGAGAATGTGCAAGCTATTACCATAGAGTTGGTTTCAAATTCTCCTAGTGTTAATGGTGCAGTCGATTTGGTAAATTTGTTGAGATCCAATTTGATAAAAGTGGAAGAATATCAGGAGCAGCCATCCGAACATATCTTCTAGAGAGATCTCGGGTTTGCCAAATTAATGATCCTGAAAGGAATTACCATTGCTTTTATCTTCTTTGCGCTGCACCGCACGAGGTGGCTTTCTGTCTATCATCTACTTACTACTGATTCTCTTAATTATGTAAAGTCATTGGAAATTTTGCTAACAGGAAATTGAGAAATACAAATTAGGAAATCCTAAATCATTTCACTACCTAAACCAGTCAAAATGCTATGAACTGGCTGATGTAAGTGATGCTCGTGAATATCTTGCCACTCGAAGAGCTATGGATATTGTTGGAATAAGTCAAAAAGATCAGGTATTTCTTCAAGAATAGCTAATGTAGCTTCTTTCTTGCTAGAATATAGAATGATATTTTTCCACCTCTCTGATTTGTCCTGTTCCTTGTTCTCAGGAAGCCATTTTCAGAGTTGTTGCTGCAATTCTTCATATTGGTAATATTGAATTCACCAAAGGAAAAGATGTTGACTCATCGGTTCCAAAAGATGACAAAGCCAAATTCCACCTAAAAACAACTGCTGAGCTTCTCATGTATGATCATTGCTATATCATTACTTGTGTTTGTACTGTTTGTAGTTTCTTTAAGATGATTGTCAATATTGGATCAGGTGTGATGCTGATGCCTTGGAAGATGCATTATGTAAGCGTGTCATGATCACCCCTGAAGAAGTTATCAAAAGGAGCCTTGACCCCCAGAGTGCAGCAGTGAGTAGAGATGGATTGGCAAAAACAATTTATTCTCGGCTATTTGACTGGTAAGATACTGAAAATGGAGATTCAGTAATTTTTTTAGAGTCTAATTAGTAAGACACACTGAACATAAGGATGCAGGGTTCTGGTTTTGATTCCTGGGTCATGTATGTTTTTTCTAACAGGCTGGTGGACAAGATAAATAATTCAATCGGACAAGACCCCAAATCTAAATCTTTGATTGGGGTCCTTGATATCTATGGTTTTGAAAGCTTTAAAGCTAACAGGTAATATATAGTTTCGAAGAATAAACATATCTATCCATTAGTATGTTCACAAGAGTGCATTACTGAAGATATTGAAAGCAACTACCTCTACTTGTTCTCAAGTTTCAATCTTTTGTAACTTATTTTCAGTTTATCATGCTCTGCAGTTTCGAGCAATTTTGCATTAATTTCACAAATGAGAAGTTGCAGCAACATTTCAATCAGGCAAAGTCTATGAACAAATTATGCACTTCAAGTTTCTTTGCTATTTCTGTATTTAATATGATTAAGATGATGACTTTCAGCACGTGTTTAAAATGGAACAAGAAGAATATACAAAGGAGGAGATCAATTGGAGCTACATTGAATTTGTTGACAATCAAGATGTTTTGGACCTTATTGAGAAggttttctttttatccttattTCCCACTTTCTTCCAGAGACTGAGTATATTAACTCATTTTAGTTGGAAGCCTTCTATTTAATTATTCGGATCATTAATGAAACTGAAAGGTAGTGTTTTTTATATGCTTAGTGATGATATGTTCAATGCCGGCTTTTTTAACTATCTAATATAGGTTCTTCCCACTGTCTATTTAGTGTGACAATACCTTTCctatatattaataatgaatACTCGATTGATCCAAGTTGGAAATGGTTGATAAAATTCACATAATAGCTACGTACATGTAGAAAGTAAGAGAAGCAGGGGGAACAGGAATgtgtgatgaaaataaaattagtttacgAGTTTCTTTCTTGCTCCTTTTGAACTGAACTGTGATATCtttattatgtattattggaGTATATTACACAAtctatattattttgatgaaaGTAAATATACAATTAAGGAATTTCTATTTCCGAGTAGTCTTCCATCATGCTATATTACTTTGGGCCCATTTTACATCCTAATTCAATCCTTCGTTAGGCTTTTCCTGCCTTTTGTTCTTGTTATAATGTTTTACATTGATTTTGCTTTTGCAGAAACCTGGGGGAATCATTGCTCTCCTCGATGAAGCTTGGTAAAATATTGGTTTTTCCTCTTGAaaactttttcctttttggGGCTTGCttgatgattttaatttttaaccttTAGTTTGTAAAAGTAGACATGATCCAGTTTTTCTTTCTAGTTTCTTAAAATCTATAGCCCCTTGTTAAATAACATAACCTATATCCATCATTCTTGCCTTACCTTCTGCCTTTGTCTTTCAGCATGTTCCCAAAATCAACTCATGAAACATTTGCAAACAAGCTTTATCAAACTTTTAAGAATCACAAGCGCTTTATTAAGCCAAAATTGTCTCGAACGGATTTCACAATTGCTCATTATGCTGGGGAGGTATGAATGACTAATCTCAGCATTCGCTGCTGCCAGAATGAGACATTgttgttttttcaaatttacccTCGTCAATTTGCAGGTACTATACCAGTCTGACCAATTCTTAGACAAAAACAAGGATTATGTGGTTCCAGAACATCAAGATTTATTGAGTGCTTCCAAATGTTCTTTTGTATCTGGCCTTTTTCCACCACTTCCAGAAGAGACATCAAAATCTTCCAAATTTTCTTCAATTGGTTCTCGTTTTAAGGTATCATTCCTTTCCATGTCTTCATTGTAGACTTTAGGACTTCATTGTAATCTAGTTTTTAAGGCATCATTCAAATAATGAATATGTGAACAAGCTCCCTTCACTACCTACAATTGAACTGCATTCTTATTATCTAGAAGCTAATAAATTCTGAATGGTGCAGCTACAACTACAAAGCCTAATGGACACATTAAATTCTACAGAACCCCATTACATTAGATGTGTGAAACCAAACAACCTCCTCAAGCCTGCAATTTTTGAGAATGTCAATATTATGCAACAACTTCGTTGTGGTGTGAGTATGCTTTTATGTATTTCCTTTATTCATTCTTTAGAATATGGTTTATGCAAAAGTATATCCGTAATTCCTTGAAGTCTTTACCCCATCTGCTGTTCCTAACTCTTACCCCTATAGGGTGTTTTGGAGGCAATCAGAATCAGTTGTGCTGGCTACCCTACTCGTCGCGCTTTCTTTGAATTTATAAACAGATTTGGCATCCTTGCCCCAGAGACCATGGAAGCAAAGTATGCATTCTTTTAGTTTATCTTCTATGCTTGGGAGGAAAATTTTCGctttgaatgttaaaatattttgtaccaAACTTGGGCATGGTGCTAACTCAAGTTTTTCACCTGTGAGTAGCTGTGATGAAAAATCTGCTTGCCAAAAGATTCTGGAAAAGATGGAGCTTAAAGGATATCAGGTAACTTTTTATATTGCACCAGAACAATTATTGTTCGTGTTCTTGTCGAGTTGTTCATACCTCTGCTGTAAATCCCTTTTAGGCCCTGGGAACAACTATTATCCGTGTACATTTTTAGCATTAATTTTTAACGGCTCTTTCAGACTTAACTTTCTAATATTATCTGGGTCTAGTATGTCATAACGTGCATATGTGTATAATATTTATGCCCTGCTCATATGTTCGCTGGTTGGCTTCAAATGTTGTAGATTGGAAAAACAAAGGTATTCTTGAGAGCAGGTCAGATGGCTGAATTAGATGCCCGGAGAGCTCAAGTACTTAGTAATGCAGCAAAAGTTATCCAACGTCGTGTACGAACCCATCAAGCTCGCAGACATTATCTTGCACTGCGTAAGAAGACCATATACGTGCAGTCTCGGTGGAGAGGTAAGTTGTTTCGATAGGGAAATAACCTCATTAATTTGTTAGGATAAATGCAGCCATGTTCATAGCGTGACGTCACTAACTAGCACAGATATCTTAGATCTGTAGGAGACCTCATTACTAGATGTTATTCTTaagatatatgatatattatctaTAGGAAGACTTGCATGTAAACAGTATGAGCATTTGAGAAGGGAAGCTGCTGCTGTGAAAATTCAAAAGAACATACGCAGACACGAAGCTAGGAAAGCCTATAAAGAACTTCATGTGGCAGTACTTACACTGCAACGAGCCATAAGGGCCACTGCTGCTCGCAAGGAATTCAGATTTAGGAAGCAGACTAAAGCTTCCATCATCATTCAGGTTTCGTCAAGTACTAAATGATTTGGATCATCCTCTAGAGCAATCAGTGTTCAATAATTTTCTCTCTAAAAAATTGTAGGCTCGGTGGCGGTGTCACAAAGCTGCCATATATTATAAGAGGCTAAAGAAAGGTACAATAGTTACACAGTGCAGATGGAGGGGGCGTGTATCCAGGAGAGAACTTAGGAAACTGAAAATGGTATATTTCTATGTCTACTATGATTCTTATAGATTAAGTAGAtccttcaaatatatatatatatatatatatatatatatatatatatatatatatatatgactaaAGACGTAACATGTTCTTCCTACATAATTTATGCCACAAAAGGAAAAGGATACTATTTGTCACccgattaatttgttttattgtaAAGTTGAGttttaaatcataaaagtaaatacaaacataatttatattttttgtttcatcatcATCGTTGTCATCATTGTTATCTTTTTCGAGAGAAAAACAACATAAGAACACAAAACTCTCTTGTGATCTACCAAGATTGAAATTGGCTTTAACTTTTTACTTGTGATTATAGAAGACATAAAATTGtcccctttttatttttatttcataaacaactatcatattttattttgaaagaaatgaaatagaTACAAAGTAGACCTTGAGAAATCTACAAAATAGAATATCGCGTCCACATTGGATCTGAGCCGAGAGTTGTGTGACATTACTGTTTCTTTCCTTTTTATGATATGAATGATCGAATCTAAAACTAACCGTACCTTGATCTAACCGATTAAGCTGCCTGTGCTTGACTAATTCATAATAAAGTAGCATAAACCTCACCTTTCCTATATTGTTTTCTGGTTTCattatatctttataatttttttctctctaagttTACATTTGTTTCCATTTGCTATAGGCCGCAAAAGAAACTGGTGCCTTACAAGAAGCAAAGGATAAACTTGAAAAACGAGTGGAGGAACTAACATGGCGTCTCCAACTAGAAAAAGGTTTAAAGGTAAGATCTGTGGATAGATATACTTTTGGAAGGACTTTGTTGTTCTGATGATCTCTTGTacaaatatgaaacaaaaaaaaaggttaagaGGAAAAATTTGCAAGTTACTAAGTACCCTTACAACTGGTAAGGCATAAAGTAAGCCATGTGGAATCATGTGCAGACAAATTTGGAAGAATCCAAAGCTCAGGAGATAGCAAAACTGCAGAATTCATTGCAAGAGTTGCAGATCAAATATGAAGAAACTAATGCTCTGCTCatcaaagagagagagaatgtaAAGAAGGTTGTTGAAGAAGAATCTCCTGTCATTAAAGAAACACAGGTTATTGTTGAAGATACACAGAAGACTGAGACACTGACAGCAGAAATTGAGAGCCTAAAGGTAAGAAAGTTCAGTCATAGGATGCATCATTTTCTATACAAAATGcttcatttaaagtttaaagcttttatttcttacattattttttttcagtgaTATATATCATTCCTAGAATGGTACATTAATTACGTAGCCTCTTTTTCTTCATTGGTTAGTTggtaaaggaaaaagaaaaaaacttcaGATCTGGAATTTGTTATATCTGATTGGGACCATAAAGAATTTCAATGTGAGGATgttattcaaattatatatttttgttccgGACATGTATCCAGTTATGCAACCTAGCCTATGGCTTATTTTGGATATATTTCTTAGTAAGCatttataagaaattaatgAAAGAGTTTGTGAAAACATGTGCATGAGTTGATTAATTATGGGAAAAGTTTGATTCactttatcttattttcttttcttaagtGTACTTGTTGAAAAGTTAATCCAAACTAGGCCTAATATGCAACTCACCAAACATGTTTTCAGAACTTGATGAGACCTATTGTGTTAAGAAATCTGAAGAACCATAACAAAGGATTAGGAAGTTGTGTTTGGAAAAATTGAACTGCTCTCTTCGCGCTAGTCTTATTAAATGCCATTCAGCATCTTTTCtatcttttcaaatatttagtGCTGATTTATTAGAAAGCAGATATATTCATAAGATTATGTCTATACAGTTGGCAATAATGATTATGACAGCCCAGCCTAAAACTCATGTGATAAATATGAGCCCTCTAACAGCCATTAATTTCATGAACCGCCCCCCTCCCCTCAAATTAAGGCTGTTTTCCAACCAACAACAAATTTTTGGCAATAAGAAACCTGTGCTTCTGTCTTCATAGCCTTGGTAAAATTATCAGCTACTTGTAGTGTAGTAGATGTGTGAGCAAGATGTATAACAAGACTGGCCAAGGCTTCTCTGATACGATGCTGATCCACCTCTGTGTTTTTTGTTATCATGAAACACCACTAGTAGTCTAAATTATTCTTTACTTCATTAACATTCTATAGATCCTTAATATAAAGGGATACAACAAAGCAAGTTTCTCTCTGGTTGATTTAGGGAACAGCAAGATAAATTTTCATTCTCTTCAGATTATCAATATTATCGAATCAAATTCTTCATTATGGAAGAAAAACATAGTTGATGCTAGTTGATAGAGTGATGTTCTTCACCCACAAAATGTCCTTTGACGTGTGCACATTAAACTAAAACTTACGTCAATTATGAATGATTGTGAAGAATGAATGAGGGTGGTTAGGAGCTTCCATACCATGTTTAAATGTACTACATGTAAAGGATGATAATGATTGCACTAAAACTTACTAGTACATTTCATGTTATGGAGCTTCCATACAATGTAAAAATGTCAAGaacaaatcatttaaaaaattaagaggtTAGGTGGAGGCACTTAGCCACAGGTTATATCTCTACTCAAATAACTTGCATTAggattatatatttgattggaTGGACAAATAAGAGTGCAAAAATTATGTAACGgaaatgtttatgtttttgaatgtctttagataattttattaaaaattgatgaTGGAGCATAATTTTTGTCCGAGGCTTATGGTGATATACCAATGTTTTTTATCAGCATATAGTGGTAATCTCATCTTAAGTGATTTGTCTTGGCTATATCTTCACACAGACCTCGCTTGAGTCAGAGAAACTGAAAGCTGATGACTTTGAAAGAAAATACAATGAAGCCCAAGCTTGTATTGATGAGAGAGGTAAAAGACTAGAAGACATGGAGAAGAAGGGTCGTCATCTTCAAGAATCATTGACTAGGTAACATAAATAATGAATAACCTAATGTAattcttttccagaaataatcaaTGATGCCTTTCAAAGGCGAACCTGGCTCACTGTTAAGGTGTTAGCTGTGACCAAGAGGTCATTAGCACAAATCTTGGATAGAGTCTCTGTTCATGGGGGTAAGGCTGTGTACATTTACTATACCCAGACCCTACTAGGTAGTGGGAGCCTTGTCCACTGGGTCACCCTTTAATCAGTGATGATCTACCCAGAAAATATTGGATGGCTTGTCTAAACTTGTGTGCCAAATTCTTTGTTTTAGAGACTTCTTTTTTCGTAAAATGTTCCATAATATCATCGGCTAGCTGTTCAAAAACTTATCTTTATCTTTCCTTTATATCTCAGAataatttatatctaatttaaaattttcatcatatcATGCCTACTCTTCATTAACTGAAATCTCATAATTCTATGATTAGGCTAGAAGAGAAGATTACTAATTTAGAATCAGAGAATCAGGTACTACGTCAACAAGCTGTGTCCATGGCACCTAACAAGTTCCTTTCAGGACGTTCAAGATCAATCATCCAGGTAATCctgcaataaaaaatattatatgccCGGAAACAATAATAAGCTTGACATTGATTTAACGTGGTTTCTTGTCTGTCCTTATAGAGAACTGAAAGTGGTCATATTATACCGGAAGCAAAGACACCTATGGtaaatacatctattacaaaTTCGTTGTTATTGCTTTTGGGTACGTCTATATGGATTTGACTTTTTCTTGGCCACCTAATAGTCTAATCAGGAAATGCATAGCGCATCAATGCACCGGAGGGAACCCTCCGACGGTTTGGATGATAAACCACAAAAGTCACTAAATGAGAAACAACAGGAGAATCAAGAGTTACTTATCAGATGTATTGCACAACATCTTGGCTTTGCTGGGAACAGACCAATTGCTGCCTGTATCATATACAAATGCCTCTTGCACTGGCGATCTTTTGAAGTTGAGCGTACTAGTGTTTTTGATCGTATCATCCAAACTATTGGCCATGCAATTGAGGTGTGAAAAAGGCAACTTCCACATGCTAGTGCCCTCTTTTTCTTGTTCCTCTCAGCTTAACACTTTCAAGTTGCTGATAGATTCCATTCGAATTTCAGACCCAGGATAATAATGACGTCTTGGCTTATTGGTTATCCAATGCCTCTACACTTCTCTTGTTACTCCAGCGAACACTCAAGGCTAGTGGTGCTGCTGGAATGGCTCCGCAACGCCGCCGTTCTTCATCTGCAACCTTGTTTGGGAGGATGACTCAAGTAAGCATAGCTTCTGACTTAATGAACTGTTTCCCAATGAAAATCTTTTATTCTTCAGGTAAGCATTGTTCCTTTTTTCCAGAGTTTCCGTGGAACTCCAGCTGGAGTAAACCTTTCCCTAGTCAATGGTAGCGCAAGCAGAGGAGTAGATACATTAAGACAAGTTGAAGCCAAGTACCCTGCCCTTCTTTTCAAACAGCAGCTTACAGCATATGTGGAAAAGATATATGGAATGATTCGTGATAATTTGAAGAAAGAAATTTCTCCCTTGCTCGGATTATGCATCCAGGTGTGACAGTTTATTCCTTAATGTGTAGATTCTACAATATAATGCagactttaaaattataattttttttccaatttatatatttcacatTTCCTTGGAATATCATTCATTTAAAACATCACTGTTGGTATGTGACGAGATAGGCACCAAGAACATCGAGAGCAAGCCTTGTCAAGGGATCATCACGTTCTGTTGCAAACACTGAAGCCCAGCGCGCCTTGATTGCTCACTGGCAGGGGATAGTGAAGAGCCTAGGAAACTTTTTAAACACTTTGAAAGCTAATCATGTTAGTATAATCTCTTTTGGAAGCATTCTTTCTGTGCTTTTGCCTCATAGCAATATGTGCCAATAATACTTCTTGCtctttacatatatttttggTGCCGTTAAAtatagtttaataaaattacGTATACCtctattgaaaatttaataaaattacatgacCTCCCTTATTGTTTCTCAacttacatattttttctttactttgatttaaaataaagggagatttattttgataattcaCCTAGACGTTCGaataaatttttgaacaaaaaggtTGGTCTTCATATTGCATAATATATTCTTCTAACATGATTTTATTTGCCTTTCTTTGGAAGttgttatattttcatttatttagtGCTGTAATTTCTTGCGGCTTAATTTTGGCAGGTTCCTCCCTTTTTAGTTCGTAAGGTGTTCACgcaaattttttctttcatcaatGTACAATTGTTTAATAGGTTGGTTTGTTCTGCACTTCTAATATCCCGTTTTAAACTTCTGTTCGGTATATtggaattttcattttaatcatCTCGTTTTTTTTGTTAGTCTTCTTTTACGACGGGAGTGCTGCTCATTTAGTAATGGAGAATATGTCAAAGCTGGTCTGTGTGAATTGGAGCATTGGTGTTATAAGGCAACAGATGAGGTGCATTTACTTTGCAATGTTGCTCTCTGCAGTTCTTTTAACTACATGTACTAACATCTTCGGCCCTCCAAAAAAATTTCAGTATGCAGGTTCTGCCTGGGATGAGCTCAAACATATTAGACAAGCTATTGGATTTCTGGTATCGGTCTATTTTTTGCTCCCTACCGTCTGGCTCTCTTTTTTGCAAAT is a window from the Vigna unguiculata cultivar IT97K-499-35 chromosome 7, ASM411807v1, whole genome shotgun sequence genome containing:
- the LOC114189755 gene encoding myosin-9-like isoform X2; the encoded protein is MGTPVNIIVGSHVWIEDPEVSWIDGQVLKIKGKDAEIETTNGKKVNANLSKIYPKDMEAPPGGVDDMTKLSYLHEPGVLQNLKARYELNEIYTYTGNILIAINPFQRLPHIYGAHMMQQYKGAPFGELSPHVFAVADVAYRAMINEGKSNSILVSGESGAGKTETTKMLMQYLAFLGGRAGTEGRTVEQQVLESNPVLEAFGNAKTVRNNNSSRFGKFVEIQFDKSGRISGAAIRTYLLERSRVCQINDPERNYHCFYLLCAAPHEEIEKYKLGNPKSFHYLNQSKCYELADVSDAREYLATRRAMDIVGISQKDQEAIFRVVAAILHIGNIEFTKGKDVDSSVPKDDKAKFHLKTTAELLMCDADALEDALCKRVMITPEEVIKRSLDPQSAAVSRDGLAKTIYSRLFDWLVDKINNSIGQDPKSKSLIGVLDIYGFESFKANSFEQFCINFTNEKLQQHFNQHVFKMEQEEYTKEEINWSYIEFVDNQDVLDLIEKKPGGIIALLDEACMFPKSTHETFANKLYQTFKNHKRFIKPKLSRTDFTIAHYAGEVLYQSDQFLDKNKDYVVPEHQDLLSASKCSFVSGLFPPLPEETSKSSKFSSIGSRFKLQLQSLMDTLNSTEPHYIRCVKPNNLLKPAIFENVNIMQQLRCGGVLEAIRISCAGYPTRRAFFEFINRFGILAPETMEANCDEKSACQKILEKMELKGYQIGKTKVFLRAGQMAELDARRAQVLSNAAKVIQRRVRTHQARRHYLALRKKTIYVQSRWRGRLACKQYEHLRREAAAVKIQKNIRRHEARKAYKELHVAVLTLQRAIRATAARKEFRFRKQTKASIIIQARWRCHKAAIYYKRLKKGTIVTQCRWRGRVSRRELRKLKMAAKETGALQEAKDKLEKRVEELTWRLQLEKGLKTNLEESKAQEIAKLQNSLQELQIKYEETNALLIKERENVKKVVEEESPVIKETQVIVEDTQKTETLTAEIESLKTSLESEKLKADDFERKYNEAQACIDERGKRLEDMEKKGRHLQESLTRLEEKITNLESENQVLRQQAVSMAPNKFLSGRSRSIIQRTESGHIIPEAKTPMSNQEMHSASMHRREPSDGLDDKPQKSLNEKQQENQELLIRCIAQHLGFAGNRPIAACIIYKCLLHWRSFEVERTSVFDRIIQTIGHAIETQDNNDVLAYWLSNASTLLLLLQRTLKASGAAGMAPQRRRSSSATLFGRMTQSFRGTPAGVNLSLVNGSASRGVDTLRQVEAKYPALLFKQQLTAYVEKIYGMIRDNLKKEISPLLGLCIQAPRTSRASLVKGSSRSVANTEAQRALIAHWQGIVKSLGNFLNTLKANHVPPFLVRKVFTQIFSFINVQLFNSLLLRRECCSFSNGEYVKAGLCELEHWCYKATDEYAGSAWDELKHIRQAIGFLVIHQKPKKTLDEISHDLCPFLCTGP
- the LOC114189755 gene encoding myosin-11-like isoform X1 produces the protein MGTPVNIIVGSHVWIEDPEVSWIDGQVLKIKGKDAEIETTNGKKVNANLSKIYPKDMEAPPGGVDDMTKLSYLHEPGVLQNLKARYELNEIYTYTGNILIAINPFQRLPHIYGAHMMQQYKGAPFGELSPHVFAVADVAYRAMINEGKSNSILVSGESGAGKTETTKMLMQYLAFLGGRAGTEGRTVEQQVLESNPVLEAFGNAKTVRNNNSSRFGKFVEIQFDKSGRISGAAIRTYLLERSRVCQINDPERNYHCFYLLCAAPHEEIEKYKLGNPKSFHYLNQSKCYELADVSDAREYLATRRAMDIVGISQKDQEAIFRVVAAILHIGNIEFTKGKDVDSSVPKDDKAKFHLKTTAELLMCDADALEDALCKRVMITPEEVIKRSLDPQSAAVSRDGLAKTIYSRLFDWLVDKINNSIGQDPKSKSLIGVLDIYGFESFKANSFEQFCINFTNEKLQQHFNQHVFKMEQEEYTKEEINWSYIEFVDNQDVLDLIEKKPGGIIALLDEACMFPKSTHETFANKLYQTFKNHKRFIKPKLSRTDFTIAHYAGEVLYQSDQFLDKNKDYVVPEHQDLLSASKCSFVSGLFPPLPEETSKSSKFSSIGSRFKLQLQSLMDTLNSTEPHYIRCVKPNNLLKPAIFENVNIMQQLRCGGVLEAIRISCAGYPTRRAFFEFINRFGILAPETMEANCDEKSACQKILEKMELKGYQIGKTKVFLRAGQMAELDARRAQVLSNAAKVIQRRVRTHQARRHYLALRKKTIYVQSRWRGRLACKQYEHLRREAAAVKIQKNIRRHEARKAYKELHVAVLTLQRAIRATAARKEFRFRKQTKASIIIQARWRCHKAAIYYKRLKKGTIVTQCRWRGRVSRRELRKLKMAAKETGALQEAKDKLEKRVEELTWRLQLEKGLKTNLEESKAQEIAKLQNSLQELQIKYEETNALLIKERENVKKVVEEESPVIKETQVIVEDTQKTETLTAEIESLKTSLESEKLKADDFERKYNEAQACIDERGKRLEDMEKKGRHLQESLTRLEEKITNLESENQVLRQQAVSMAPNKFLSGRSRSIIQRTESGHIIPEAKTPMSNQEMHSASMHRREPSDGLDDKPQKSLNEKQQENQELLIRCIAQHLGFAGNRPIAACIIYKCLLHWRSFEVERTSVFDRIIQTIGHAIETQDNNDVLAYWLSNASTLLLLLQRTLKASGAAGMAPQRRRSSSATLFGRMTQSFRGTPAGVNLSLVNGSASRGVDTLRQVEAKYPALLFKQQLTAYVEKIYGMIRDNLKKEISPLLGLCIQAPRTSRASLVKGSSRSVANTEAQRALIAHWQGIVKSLGNFLNTLKANHVPPFLVRKVFTQIFSFINVQLFNSLLLRRECCSFSNGEYVKAGLCELEHWCYKATDEYAGSAWDELKHIRQAIGFLVIHQKPKKTLDEISHDLCPVLSIQQLYRISTMYWDDKYGTHSVSSDVISNMRVLMTEDSNNAVSNSFLLDDDSSIPFSVDDISKSMEQIDIADIEPPPLIRENSGFSFLLPRPD